A portion of the Cervus elaphus chromosome X, mCerEla1.1, whole genome shotgun sequence genome contains these proteins:
- the LOC122690150 gene encoding holocytochrome c-type synthase, protein MGLSASTPAASVQTSTPAASDHQTAAPTSGCPMHEGKVKGCPVNAEPSDSTCGSKTSSVPAHQERAYEYVQCPITGAKAGNKENLDPSNLMPPPNQTPAPDQPFPLSTVREESSIPRADSDKKWVYPSEQMFWNAMLRKGWKWKDEDISQKDMYNIIRIHNQNNEQAWKEILKWEALHAAECPCGPSLIRFGGKAKEYSPRARIRSWMGYELPFDRHDWIINRCGTEVRYVIDYYDGGEVNQDYQFTILDVRPALDSLSAVWDRMKVAWWRWTS, encoded by the exons ATGGGCTTGTCTGCATCCACCCCTGCTGCTTCGGTTCAGACCTCTACCCCTGCTGCTTCAGATCATCAGACAGCAGCCCCAACGTCTGGATGCCCAATGCATGAAGGGAAAGTGAAAG GCTGTCCAGTGAATGCCGAGCCATCGGACTCAACCTGTGGGAGCAAAACAAGCTCTGTGCCTGCACACCAGGAGCGCGCTTATGAGTACGTGCAGTGTCCCATCACCGGCGCCAAGGCTGGGAACAAGGAGAACCTGGATCCTTCTAACCTG ATGCCACCTCCTAATCAAACACCAGCCCCTGACCAGCCGTTTCCACTATCTACTGTGAGAGAGGAATCGTCTATTCCGAGGGCAGATTCAGATAAAAAGTGGGTTTATCCTTCTGAACAGATGTTCTGGAATGCGATGTTAAGGAAAGG GTGGAAATGGAAGGATGAGGATATTAGTCAGAAAGACATGTATAATATCATTAGGATTCACAACCAGAATAATGAGCAAGCTTGGAAGGAGATTTTGAAATGGGAAGCCCTTCACGCTGC TGAGTGTCCCTGTGGTCCATCCCTGATCCGGTTTGGAGGCAAAGCGAAAGAGTATTCGCCACGGGCAAGAATTCGCTCCTGGATGGG GTACGAGCTGCCTTTCGACAGGCATGACTGGATCATCAACCGTTGCGGGACGGAAGTAAGATATGTCATTGACTACTACGATGGCGGTGAGGTCAACCAAGACTACCAGTTCACCATTCTGGACGTGCGGCCTGCTTTGGATTCGCTCTCGGCCGTATGGGACCGGATGAAGGTGGCCTGGTGGCGCTGGACTTCCTAA